The following are from one region of the Methyloversatilis discipulorum genome:
- a CDS encoding decaprenyl-phosphate phosphoribosyltransferase, whose amino-acid sequence MIVAALQLMRPKQWVKNGFVFFGLLFGHAWHQAAMVQSALLAFAAFCLMSSAVYALNDFRDVAQDRLHPVKRRRPLASGALSPSVAVLLMGALSASSLALAWQVGEMLVWLLCIYGLINLGYSYGLKRVVVLDVFLISAGFMLRLLAGTTGLGIPPSNWLLMCGLLLTLFLGFAKRRAEMMLMEEGGGAHRKVLDQYSAALLDQFITISGACAVVAYALYTVDEDTVRTHGTGDLIYTLPFVLYGLFRYLYLLHRQGGGGDPSHDLFRDVHLIVAMAGWVVVTVLILR is encoded by the coding sequence ATGATCGTCGCCGCCCTGCAGCTGATGCGTCCGAAGCAGTGGGTGAAGAACGGCTTCGTGTTCTTCGGCCTGCTGTTTGGTCACGCCTGGCATCAGGCAGCCATGGTGCAGTCGGCGCTGCTGGCCTTCGCCGCCTTCTGCCTGATGTCCAGTGCCGTGTACGCGCTGAACGACTTCCGCGACGTCGCGCAGGACCGATTGCACCCGGTCAAGCGGCGGCGTCCGCTGGCGTCCGGCGCGCTGTCACCCTCGGTAGCGGTGCTGCTGATGGGGGCGCTGTCCGCCAGTTCGCTCGCGCTGGCCTGGCAGGTTGGCGAAATGCTGGTGTGGCTGCTGTGCATCTACGGGCTGATCAACCTCGGCTACAGCTACGGCCTGAAACGCGTGGTCGTGCTCGACGTGTTCCTGATCAGCGCCGGTTTCATGCTGCGCCTGCTGGCCGGCACGACCGGCCTCGGCATCCCGCCGTCGAACTGGCTGCTGATGTGTGGCCTGCTGCTGACGCTTTTCCTCGGCTTCGCCAAGCGGCGCGCCGAAATGATGCTGATGGAGGAGGGCGGCGGCGCCCACCGCAAGGTGCTGGACCAGTATTCGGCCGCACTGCTCGACCAGTTCATCACCATCAGCGGCGCCTGCGCCGTCGTGGCCTACGCGCTGTACACGGTGGATGAGGACACGGTGCGCACCCACGGCACCGGCGACCTGATCTACACGTTGCCCTTCGTGCTGTACGGCCTGTTTCGCTACCTCTATCTGCTGCATCGGCAGGGCGGCGGCGGCGATCCGTCGCACGACCTGTTCCGCGATGTCCACCTGATCGTCGCGATGGCGGGCTGGGTGGTCGTCACCGTCCTCATCCTGCGCTGA